In Clostridium sp. SY8519, one genomic interval encodes:
- a CDS encoding carbon-nitrogen hydrolase family protein, with protein sequence MKLAMAQMSNVGTPEKNLKKSITAIQTAAQEGADMILFPEVQLTEFFPQYPGGDASAYGISMHSDTVQTFRKACREHKIAAVPNIYLKEKGNYYDASLLIDHRGELLGIQKMVHIAQAEQFYEADYYEPSDTGFQVFDTAYGRIGIVVCFDRHYPESIRTEALMGADLILIPTVNTTAEPLELFAWEIRVQAFQNSVNIAMCNRVGREDRMEFAGESMAADAFGNCLIRADNREQIVYVEIDTEHTAAVRADRPYTGLRRPELYL encoded by the coding sequence ATGAAACTGGCAATGGCACAGATGAGCAATGTGGGTACGCCGGAAAAAAATCTGAAAAAAAGCATCACCGCAATACAGACCGCCGCACAGGAAGGAGCAGATATGATTCTCTTTCCGGAAGTGCAGCTTACGGAGTTTTTCCCTCAGTATCCGGGCGGAGATGCTTCGGCGTACGGAATCTCGATGCATTCGGATACTGTGCAGACATTTCGTAAGGCATGCCGGGAACATAAGATCGCGGCAGTTCCGAATATTTATCTGAAAGAAAAGGGAAACTATTACGATGCCAGTCTTCTGATTGATCACAGGGGGGAACTCCTCGGCATTCAGAAGATGGTGCATATTGCCCAGGCGGAGCAGTTTTATGAGGCAGATTATTACGAACCGTCGGATACAGGGTTTCAGGTATTTGATACTGCATACGGGCGGATCGGCATTGTCGTCTGCTTTGACCGTCATTACCCGGAAAGTATCCGGACCGAAGCGCTCATGGGCGCGGACCTGATTCTGATTCCGACCGTAAATACCACAGCCGAACCACTGGAACTGTTTGCGTGGGAAATCCGCGTACAGGCGTTCCAGAACAGTGTCAACATTGCAATGTGCAACCGTGTGGGCAGAGAGGACCGCATGGAGTTTGCCGGAGAATCCATGGCAGCGGACGCATTCGGAAACTGTCTGATCCGTGCAGATAACCGGGAACAGATCGTTTATGTGGAAATTGACACGGAGCATACTGCGGCAGTCCGCGCGGACAGGCCCTATACCGGGCTGCGGCGACCGGAACTGTATTTATGA
- a CDS encoding nitronate monooxygenase, producing the protein MNRVCEILGISKPIIQGPMAWTSMAPLAAAVSNAGGLGVLGVGFAPNEVIREQVEQMRKLTDRPFGMNTIMIPENLEHITNLIGEIKPPVMYADTIAGLNPDLCRKYFDIWHSFGCKVVVKASFIDDAKIAAEAGCDIMIVKGWEGGGHVTFEATTVLVPQAVELLDIPVIASGGIADGRGYAAAIAMGAEGIEMGTAFLSCPETPIHENAKKAVLDAKDMSSVITGYCTGEPCRQLKNRLSDEMTEVEANNTKDAAAEKLIPIAQSSLLNGMQKGDMENGAVMVGQIVALCNEEKTVEQVIDGTIAQAKEILAHINEYKFS; encoded by the coding sequence ATGAACAGGGTATGTGAAATACTGGGAATTTCCAAGCCGATCATTCAGGGCCCGATGGCATGGACATCCATGGCGCCGCTGGCAGCGGCGGTTTCCAATGCAGGCGGTCTTGGTGTGCTGGGTGTGGGATTTGCGCCAAATGAAGTAATCCGCGAACAGGTGGAGCAGATGCGGAAACTGACAGACAGGCCATTCGGAATGAACACAATTATGATTCCGGAAAACCTGGAGCATATTACAAATCTGATCGGAGAAATCAAACCGCCGGTTATGTATGCGGATACAATTGCGGGACTGAATCCTGATCTGTGCAGAAAGTATTTTGATATCTGGCACAGCTTCGGCTGCAAAGTTGTTGTAAAAGCATCTTTTATTGATGATGCGAAAATTGCTGCGGAAGCAGGATGCGACATCATGATTGTAAAAGGCTGGGAAGGCGGCGGACATGTAACCTTTGAAGCCACTACTGTTTTGGTTCCTCAGGCTGTTGAACTGCTGGATATACCGGTGATTGCCAGCGGCGGAATTGCTGACGGCAGAGGATATGCAGCGGCGATTGCTATGGGGGCGGAAGGCATTGAAATGGGAACGGCATTTCTGTCCTGTCCGGAAACTCCGATTCATGAAAACGCGAAAAAAGCGGTTTTGGACGCAAAAGATATGTCCTCGGTGATTACCGGTTACTGTACTGGGGAACCCTGCCGGCAACTGAAAAACAGACTGTCAGATGAGATGACTGAAGTTGAAGCGAATAATACGAAGGATGCGGCTGCAGAAAAGTTAATTCCGATCGCTCAGAGTTCTCTGCTTAACGGCATGCAGAAAGGAGATATGGAAAACGGTGCGGTAATGGTTGGCCAGATTGTAGCTCTTTGTAATGAGGAGAAAACAGTGGAGCAAGTGATTGATGGTACGATTGCCCAGGCCAAAGAAATTCTTGCGCATATCAATGAGTATAAATTTAGCTGA
- a CDS encoding 4Fe-4S binding protein — protein MIDTNHKIEFNPESCIGCQICYKACFVDVIRWDEEKRRPVFQYVEDCEHCEYCEAKCPKGCIRVIPDYSSQSFRQTFNRYSKGSRELWED, from the coding sequence ATGATTGATACGAACCATAAAATAGAGTTCAATCCGGAATCGTGCATTGGATGTCAGATTTGTTATAAGGCCTGTTTTGTAGATGTTATTCGCTGGGATGAAGAAAAACGCCGGCCGGTGTTTCAGTATGTAGAAGACTGTGAGCATTGTGAATATTGTGAAGCGAAATGTCCGAAGGGATGCATCAGAGTTATCCCGGATTATTCGAGCCAGAGTTTTCGTCAGACATTTAACCGATACAGCAAGGGTTCAAGAGAGTTATGGGAGGATTGA
- a CDS encoding formamidase has translation MGSIGSINKPSKGFLAAAIQMPVPIINSRADIDRQVKEIIRTLHATKAGYPGAELIIFPEYSTQGLNTSKWLTDEFLCDIPGKETEAFGKACKEEGVYGVFSIMERNPDPNKNPYNTAIIIDPNGEICLKYRKLFPWNPIEPWYPGDLGMPVCDGPGGSKLAVCICHDGMIPELAREAAYKGCNVYIRISGYSTQVNDQWILTNRSNAWQNLMYTISVNLAGYDGVFYYFGEGQICNYDGTVLVQGQRNPYEIVTGEIFPENADAARREWGLENNIYNLGHRGYVALPGGESDCGLTYIKDLAAGRYKLPWEDEMTIKDGSIYGYPTNGGRFGTEAGPDPYGIHEFKGLKYTKD, from the coding sequence ATGGGCAGCATAGGAAGTATCAACAAGCCAAGCAAAGGATTTCTTGCAGCAGCAATTCAGATGCCGGTTCCGATTATCAACAGCCGGGCAGATATTGACCGGCAGGTAAAAGAAATTATCCGCACACTGCATGCGACAAAGGCAGGATATCCCGGCGCGGAGCTTATTATTTTCCCCGAATACAGCACACAGGGCCTGAATACATCCAAATGGCTCACCGACGAATTTCTCTGCGATATTCCCGGAAAAGAGACCGAGGCCTTCGGCAAAGCCTGCAAAGAAGAGGGTGTCTACGGTGTATTCTCGATCATGGAAAGAAACCCAGATCCGAATAAAAACCCGTACAACACCGCGATTATCATTGATCCCAACGGTGAAATCTGTCTGAAATACCGAAAACTCTTCCCCTGGAATCCCATCGAGCCATGGTATCCGGGAGATCTGGGCATGCCGGTCTGTGACGGCCCCGGCGGATCCAAGCTTGCCGTATGTATCTGCCACGACGGAATGATTCCAGAGCTTGCAAGAGAAGCCGCATACAAAGGCTGCAACGTATATATCCGCATCTCCGGCTACAGCACACAGGTGAATGATCAGTGGATCCTGACCAACCGGTCCAATGCATGGCAGAACCTGATGTATACCATTTCTGTCAATCTGGCCGGCTATGACGGTGTCTTCTACTACTTTGGCGAAGGGCAGATCTGCAACTATGACGGCACGGTACTGGTACAGGGACAGCGCAATCCATATGAAATCGTCACCGGGGAAATCTTTCCTGAAAACGCAGATGCTGCGCGCAGAGAATGGGGCTTGGAAAACAACATCTACAACCTCGGCCACAGAGGATATGTTGCCCTCCCGGGCGGTGAATCCGACTGCGGCCTGACCTATATCAAAGATCTTGCCGCCGGCAGATACAAACTGCCCTGGGAAGATGAGATGACCATCAAAGACGGCTCGATTTACGGATATCCCACAAACGGCGGACGATTCGGCACCGAAGCCGGACCGGATCCCTACGGCATCCACGAATTCAAAGGGCTGAAGTATACAAAGGATTAA
- a CDS encoding helix-turn-helix domain-containing protein: MQITINILLELFMKEHKDAALIGLGSRDAVTGIRLLPSDTSMCSEEFLYITGDPHALENCSRLPIHLLCFTSESKEVANGICVYTPEDLSVCFNSMMEYLNFFSEWGKRMDFAVFEDDSLQTLIDLSSKVMHAPVLIYNPALKLLAHSKEYDHLQDQIYQTAVKSGYLDKSAILYFEQTGSFQHVNKQGSSEGKSDEFRQHNDFIKALPIEKKDSIYCIMLDIAEMSYEYTKEVFEIFCGYVQRLMEKKNYTFERNRSAADYFLMDLLDNPGLSEDTILERIQLYDLESHADYVLMNLHSSLRTRSNENYYIQMLRSNLINCRIFSYQENVVMLYPIPEEYKSQYREHIKKIMDPLLKELSRSHPALYISRVFSKISLFSMAYRQTEHTAELTAAMAEQTEDIYYFYEDVLLANLFYKKSRQELLFDYCDSAILDLYHQNTAKSRQSLRILYTYLRNDRKMTDSAMLLNMHRNNVIYHMKQMSEQYHLNLDDPDVRERLLISFHILSYIRRNENP, from the coding sequence ATGCAGATCACAATCAATATCCTGCTAGAACTGTTTATGAAAGAACATAAAGATGCCGCTTTGATTGGTCTTGGCAGCCGTGACGCAGTCACCGGTATACGATTGCTTCCTTCCGACACTTCCATGTGTTCGGAAGAATTTCTCTACATTACAGGCGATCCCCATGCACTGGAAAACTGCAGCCGTCTGCCAATACATTTGCTCTGCTTTACCTCTGAGTCGAAAGAAGTTGCCAATGGCATCTGTGTCTATACCCCGGAAGATCTTTCCGTCTGTTTTAACAGTATGATGGAATATCTGAACTTCTTTTCAGAATGGGGAAAACGAATGGACTTTGCTGTATTTGAAGACGACAGCCTGCAAACTCTGATAGATCTGAGCAGTAAAGTTATGCACGCACCCGTTTTGATCTATAATCCGGCATTAAAACTGCTGGCCCATTCAAAAGAATACGATCATCTGCAGGATCAGATCTATCAAACCGCGGTAAAAAGCGGTTATCTGGACAAATCCGCCATCCTCTATTTTGAGCAAACAGGCTCTTTCCAGCACGTCAATAAGCAGGGAAGTTCTGAAGGAAAATCCGACGAATTCCGTCAGCATAATGATTTTATAAAAGCTCTTCCCATTGAAAAAAAAGACTCCATTTACTGTATCATGCTGGATATAGCTGAAATGTCCTATGAATATACCAAAGAAGTATTTGAAATTTTCTGCGGTTATGTACAGCGTCTCATGGAGAAGAAAAACTACACCTTTGAACGGAACCGCTCAGCTGCTGATTATTTTCTTATGGATCTGCTGGATAATCCGGGGCTTTCCGAAGATACGATTCTGGAACGCATCCAGCTTTATGACCTGGAAAGCCACGCTGACTATGTTTTAATGAATCTTCATTCCAGTCTGCGGACACGCTCCAATGAAAATTATTATATTCAGATGCTTCGTTCCAATCTGATTAACTGCCGAATTTTTTCCTATCAGGAGAACGTTGTCATGCTGTACCCGATACCGGAAGAATACAAGAGCCAATACCGGGAACACATCAAAAAAATCATGGATCCTCTATTAAAAGAGCTCAGCCGCAGCCATCCTGCCCTGTATATCAGCCGCGTGTTTTCCAAAATCAGTCTGTTCTCCATGGCCTACCGACAGACAGAGCACACAGCGGAACTGACAGCGGCCATGGCAGAACAAACTGAGGATATCTATTATTTTTATGAAGATGTCCTCCTGGCTAACTTGTTTTATAAAAAATCCCGTCAGGAGCTTCTGTTTGATTACTGTGATTCTGCCATTCTGGATCTGTATCATCAAAACACTGCGAAGTCCCGTCAGTCCCTGCGGATTCTGTATACTTATCTTCGAAATGACCGAAAAATGACCGATTCCGCAATGCTTCTGAATATGCACCGGAACAATGTCATATATCATATGAAACAGATGTCAGAACAGTATCACTTAAACCTGGACGATCCGGATGTCCGGGAACGTCTGCTGATATCTTTCCACATTCTCAGCTATATCCGTCGCAATGAGAACCCCTGA
- a CDS encoding DUF3862 domain-containing protein → MKKKLLAILLSAAVAGVLPACGSASKSSDTSAKTTQSESQTGTKAESGSTASTGTGTGSKSGSDTKASTGTESKGTSDAKTSTGTESQTKTAADSKQDTTPTAEITGKNFKKIKTGMSYKEVLKIIGKKGKLISTSETNGTKTNAYQWRTGSSGTVVIIFQNNKVMSKTQVGVESSKAKVTSAQYDKVKEGMSYKKTAEILGGDGVVSSTAEVAGQKATVYSWNGSATGSTCMITFLNGKVYSKSQVGLK, encoded by the coding sequence ATGAAAAAGAAATTACTCGCAATTCTGTTGTCCGCTGCAGTAGCCGGAGTGCTCCCGGCCTGCGGTTCCGCTTCCAAATCATCGGATACCTCAGCCAAAACAACACAGTCCGAATCCCAGACCGGTACAAAAGCTGAATCCGGCAGCACAGCCAGTACCGGCACCGGCACCGGCTCCAAGAGTGGATCGGACACAAAAGCCAGCACCGGTACAGAATCCAAGGGGACATCAGACGCCAAAACCAGTACCGGTACAGAATCCCAGACAAAAACAGCAGCCGACAGCAAACAGGACACAACCCCCACCGCCGAAATCACAGGGAAAAATTTCAAAAAAATAAAGACCGGCATGTCTTATAAAGAAGTCCTTAAGATCATCGGCAAAAAGGGAAAGCTGATCAGCACTTCTGAAACGAACGGCACCAAAACCAATGCCTATCAATGGCGTACCGGTTCCTCCGGAACCGTTGTCATCATCTTCCAGAACAACAAAGTCATGAGCAAGACACAGGTAGGGGTGGAATCTTCCAAGGCCAAAGTAACCTCCGCGCAGTATGACAAAGTAAAGGAAGGCATGTCCTACAAAAAGACAGCAGAAATCCTGGGCGGGGACGGAGTGGTCTCTTCCACGGCCGAAGTAGCCGGTCAGAAGGCAACCGTCTATTCCTGGAACGGAAGCGCCACAGGTTCCACATGCATGATTACCTTCTTAAACGGCAAGGTTTATTCCAAATCACAGGTTGGCCTGAAATAA
- a CDS encoding FAD-dependent oxidoreductase, producing MQKQEIRQETITAEVLVVGGGIGGLSAAVAIKEANPNADVLVVEKQTAGYAGKANKGGGVLQYFDLEHIKPEDFVAYHATSVGCFLGDQKRMYQYVSMNNEMLDRLESWGVKIPKKRVPTGPMTYMIGVDLDITLQVRKTAQKLGVRFMDKTTVSDLLVTDGKIAGAVGYSILDGTFYVFESKLVILATGSQNYRVASMWSSGRGDGIAAAYRAGAQMRNPEFGNFSQLFRVRSNRECVFGENVMYDAYGQNITKNFRRFPEADISSSAVAEWYRTMASGRGPVYLHTEESEMTSNETMMLHLWERPYGLKFWELDFEKASTVDKDQEVECGLVGEQSPVKVDENYLTTIDGMYAIGDISYDGSCAPGAVPAPPGRNRGSGILNAVFAALIAGGHAAKNISTRTQMPIDPEQVEKYKEDAYAPLFRENGINPKEVIGKVQDLVCPAENTVIMSQNRLDVCIRKIEELKKLIPQMKASDFHYLLTCHEAEAMVLSAEMQFRCASMRKESRGWFLREDYPEMDNQNWLKWITCRNQDGEMVFDTEDVPIADYPIKPPDIG from the coding sequence ATGCAGAAACAGGAGATCAGGCAGGAAACGATTACTGCAGAGGTCCTCGTTGTCGGCGGCGGAATCGGCGGTTTAAGCGCTGCAGTAGCAATTAAGGAAGCAAATCCCAATGCGGATGTGCTGGTGGTAGAAAAACAGACGGCAGGATATGCGGGAAAGGCGAATAAAGGCGGCGGAGTGCTGCAGTATTTTGATCTGGAACATATCAAACCGGAAGATTTTGTGGCTTATCATGCGACAAGCGTCGGGTGTTTTCTGGGCGACCAGAAGAGAATGTATCAATATGTCTCAATGAATAATGAGATGCTTGACCGTTTGGAATCATGGGGAGTAAAGATTCCCAAAAAAAGAGTTCCGACCGGCCCCATGACTTATATGATAGGGGTTGATCTGGATATTACACTTCAGGTAAGGAAAACGGCTCAAAAGCTTGGTGTTCGTTTTATGGACAAAACCACTGTATCGGATCTTCTGGTTACAGATGGAAAAATCGCCGGAGCAGTCGGTTACAGCATTCTGGATGGAACGTTTTATGTATTTGAGAGCAAACTGGTGATTCTCGCAACAGGAAGTCAGAATTATCGGGTGGCAAGTATGTGGTCGAGTGGCCGGGGAGACGGAATCGCGGCCGCCTATCGTGCGGGCGCGCAGATGCGCAATCCGGAATTTGGCAATTTTTCTCAGCTGTTCCGTGTACGAAGCAATCGGGAATGTGTCTTTGGGGAAAATGTTATGTACGATGCGTACGGTCAGAATATTACTAAGAATTTTCGGCGTTTTCCGGAGGCGGATATCAGTTCTTCGGCAGTGGCAGAGTGGTATCGTACAATGGCCAGCGGCCGCGGACCGGTGTATCTTCATACAGAAGAGAGTGAAATGACCAGTAATGAGACGATGATGCTTCATCTGTGGGAACGCCCGTATGGACTTAAATTCTGGGAACTGGATTTTGAAAAGGCTTCCACCGTGGATAAAGATCAGGAAGTAGAGTGCGGTCTGGTGGGTGAGCAGTCACCGGTAAAAGTTGATGAAAATTATCTGACCACAATTGACGGAATGTATGCGATCGGCGATATCAGTTATGATGGCTCTTGTGCACCGGGAGCAGTTCCGGCACCTCCTGGAAGAAACCGGGGATCAGGAATTCTGAATGCGGTATTTGCAGCGCTTATCGCTGGCGGTCATGCGGCAAAAAATATCAGCACGCGAACACAGATGCCAATCGATCCGGAACAGGTGGAAAAATATAAGGAAGATGCTTACGCGCCGCTATTCCGTGAAAATGGAATCAATCCGAAGGAAGTGATTGGCAAAGTCCAGGATCTGGTCTGCCCGGCTGAAAATACAGTAATCATGAGTCAGAACCGTCTGGATGTGTGCATTCGGAAGATTGAAGAACTGAAAAAACTGATTCCGCAGATGAAAGCGTCAGATTTTCATTACCTGCTTACCTGTCATGAGGCAGAAGCAATGGTTCTGTCTGCGGAAATGCAGTTCAGATGCGCATCTATGAGAAAAGAGTCCAGAGGATGGTTTCTGCGTGAAGACTATCCTGAAATGGATAATCAGAACTGGCTGAAATGGATCACCTGCCGGAATCAAGACGGGGAAATGGTATTTGATACGGAAGATGTGCCGATTGCCGATTATCCGATTAAACCACCGGATATCGGATAA